In Onychomys torridus chromosome 15, mOncTor1.1, whole genome shotgun sequence, the following proteins share a genomic window:
- the Nr2f1 gene encoding COUP transcription factor 1 isoform X1 yields MAMVVSSWRDPQDDVAGGNPGGPNPAAQAARGGGGGEQQQAGSGAPHTPQTPGQPGAPATPGTAGDKGQGPPGSGQSQQHIECVVCGDKSSGKHYGQFTCEGCKSFFKRSVRRNLTYTCRANRNCPIDQHHRNQCQYCRLKKCLKVGMRREAVQRGRMPPTQPNPGQYALTNGDPLNGHCYLSGYISLLLRAEPYPTSRYGSQCMQPNNIMGIENICELAARLLFSAVEWARNIPFFPDLQITDQVSLLRLTWSELFVLNAAQCSMPLHVAPLLAAAGLHASPMSADRVVAFMDHIRIFQEQVEKLKALHVDSAEYSCLKAIVLFTSDACGLSDAAHIESLQEKSQCALEEYVRSQYPNQPSRFGKLLLRLPSLRTVSSSVIEQLFFVRLVGKTPIETLIRDMLLSGSSFNWPYMSIQCS; encoded by the exons ATGGCAATGGTAGTTAGCAGCTGGCGAGATCCGCAGGACGACGTGGCCGGGGGCAACCCCGGCGGCCCCAACCCCGCAGCGCAGGCagcccgcggcggcggcggcggcgagcaGCAGCAAGCGGGCTCCGGTGCGCCGCACACGCCGCAGACCCCGGGCCAGCCGGGAGCGCCCGCCACCCCCGGCACGGCGGGGGACAAGGGCCAGGGCCCGCCCGGTTCGGGCCAGAGCCAGCAGCACATCGAGTGCGTGGTGTGCGGGGACAAGTCGAGCGGCAAGCACTACGGCCAATTCACCTGCGAGGGCTGCAAAAGTTTCTTCAAGAGGAGCGTCCGCAGGAACTTAACTTACACATGCCGTGCCAACAGGAACTGTCCCATCGACCAGCACCATCGCAACCAGTGCCAATACTGCCGCCTCAAGAAGTGCCTCAAAGTGGGCATGAGGCGGGAAG CGGTTCAGCGAGGAAGAATGCCTCCAACCCAGCCCAATCCAGGCCAGTACGCACTCACAAACGGGGACCCCCTCAATGGCCACTGCTACCTGTCCGGCTACATCTCGCTGTTGCTGCGTGCAGAGCCCTACCCCACGTCTCGTTATGGCAGCCAGTGCATGCAGCCCAACAACATCATGGGCATCGAGAACATCTGCGAGCTGGCCGCGCGCCTCCTCTTCAGCGCCGTCGAGTGGGCCCGCAACATCCCCTTCTTCCCGGATCTGCAGATCACCGACCAGGTGTCTCTGTTACGCCTCACCTGGAGCGAGCTGTTCGTGCTCAACGCGGCCCAGTGCTCCATGCCCCTGCACGTGGCGCCGCTGCTGGCCGCTGCGGGCCTCCACGCTTCGCCCATGTCCGCGGACCGCGTCGTGGCCTTCATGGACCACATCCGCATCTTTCAGGAACAGGTGGAGAAGCTCAAGGCGCTGCACGTCGACTCTGCCGAGTACAGCTGCCTCAAAGCCATCGTGCTGTTCACGTCAG ATGCCTGTGGCCTGTCGGATGCTGCCCACATCGAAAGCCTGCAGGAAAAATCGCAGTGTGCACTGGAGGAATATGTGAGGAGCCAGTACCCCAACCAGCCCAGCCGCTTTGGCAAGCTGCTGCTGCGATTACCCTCTCTTCGCACAGTGTCCTCCTCTGTCATCGAGCAGCTCTTCTTCGTCCGCTTGGTAGGTAAAACCCCCATCGAAACTCTCATCCGAGACATGCTGCTGTCCGGGAGCAGTTTCAACTGGCCTTACATGTCCATCCAGTGCTCCTAG
- the Nr2f1 gene encoding COUP transcription factor 1 isoform X2, producing MFGYSVQRGRMPPTQPNPGQYALTNGDPLNGHCYLSGYISLLLRAEPYPTSRYGSQCMQPNNIMGIENICELAARLLFSAVEWARNIPFFPDLQITDQVSLLRLTWSELFVLNAAQCSMPLHVAPLLAAAGLHASPMSADRVVAFMDHIRIFQEQVEKLKALHVDSAEYSCLKAIVLFTSDACGLSDAAHIESLQEKSQCALEEYVRSQYPNQPSRFGKLLLRLPSLRTVSSSVIEQLFFVRLVGKTPIETLIRDMLLSGSSFNWPYMSIQCS from the exons ATGTTTGGCTACT CGGTTCAGCGAGGAAGAATGCCTCCAACCCAGCCCAATCCAGGCCAGTACGCACTCACAAACGGGGACCCCCTCAATGGCCACTGCTACCTGTCCGGCTACATCTCGCTGTTGCTGCGTGCAGAGCCCTACCCCACGTCTCGTTATGGCAGCCAGTGCATGCAGCCCAACAACATCATGGGCATCGAGAACATCTGCGAGCTGGCCGCGCGCCTCCTCTTCAGCGCCGTCGAGTGGGCCCGCAACATCCCCTTCTTCCCGGATCTGCAGATCACCGACCAGGTGTCTCTGTTACGCCTCACCTGGAGCGAGCTGTTCGTGCTCAACGCGGCCCAGTGCTCCATGCCCCTGCACGTGGCGCCGCTGCTGGCCGCTGCGGGCCTCCACGCTTCGCCCATGTCCGCGGACCGCGTCGTGGCCTTCATGGACCACATCCGCATCTTTCAGGAACAGGTGGAGAAGCTCAAGGCGCTGCACGTCGACTCTGCCGAGTACAGCTGCCTCAAAGCCATCGTGCTGTTCACGTCAG ATGCCTGTGGCCTGTCGGATGCTGCCCACATCGAAAGCCTGCAGGAAAAATCGCAGTGTGCACTGGAGGAATATGTGAGGAGCCAGTACCCCAACCAGCCCAGCCGCTTTGGCAAGCTGCTGCTGCGATTACCCTCTCTTCGCACAGTGTCCTCCTCTGTCATCGAGCAGCTCTTCTTCGTCCGCTTGGTAGGTAAAACCCCCATCGAAACTCTCATCCGAGACATGCTGCTGTCCGGGAGCAGTTTCAACTGGCCTTACATGTCCATCCAGTGCTCCTAG